GCGCTCAGTCTTATGTGATTGAGCAAGTTAAAGATAACGTGTATCGATTTAGTGCAGGCCACTACCACAGCGTCTTTATGATCACTGATAAGGGGGCATTTGTCACTGATCCTATTAATGCTGATGCGGCGAAATGGCTGAAAAAGGCGATTCACTCTCGTTTTGGTGTTGCCATTAAGTTCATGGCCTACAGTCACAACCATATTGACCACACGCTCGGTGGCGAATTTCTGGTCGATGAACAGACTACCGTTGTTGCTCATCGTTATGCAGATGAGGACATGCGCTGGACCAAAGCTCCCGTGCGCTTTGCTGACGTTACCTTCACTGATTCTTTCACCGCTGAGCTTGGACAAAGCTCTGTACAGCTTAGTTATTTCGGCCCCAATAATGGGCGCGGCAATGTGAGTATGCATTTCATGCCTGCAAACGTTATGTTTGTGGTCGACTGGGTGGTGTTAGGTCGCATGCCTTATAAAGATCTGCAAGGTTATGATATCCACGGCATGATCCGCTCTACAGAGCAATTACTCGCAAGCCATGACTTTGATATTTTGGTAGGGGGACATGCACAAATGGGTGACAAGGGCGACGTGCGTCGCTACCTTGCCTACCTGAAGACCCTTTATAATAGCGTACGTGACGCGCTGTTGGCGGGCCATACTTTGACGAAAATGCAGCAACAGCTACATTTTCCTGAATTCAGCCACCTGCCCATGTACCAGCAGTGGCGAGCGCAAAATATTGCCGGTGTGTACCGCACGCTGATAGAAGAGTCTTACTTTAATTTTCGCCCCGATGTGAGCGTTAAAGAGAACGAACATTAAGTGGTCGCATTGGGGTAATCAGTATAACCCTCTGGGCCACCGCCAAATAATGTTTGCGGATCATGCTCTGCTAAAGGCAAACCTGCTTTAAGGCGCTGCGGTAAATCCGGGTTGGCAACAAAGGGGCGACCAAAGCCAATCATATCGGCCCAACCGTCCTCTAGTGCTTGTTCGGCGCGCGCCTTGGTGTATTTACCCGCGTAAATAGTGAGTCCATCAAAGGCATCACGGATAGCATGCTTAAACT
This Pseudoalteromonas ruthenica DNA region includes the following protein-coding sequences:
- a CDS encoding MBL fold metallo-hydrolase, with protein sequence MNNKSFMYKALMCLLWVVSFASSAQSYVIEQVKDNVYRFSAGHYHSVFMITDKGAFVTDPINADAAKWLKKAIHSRFGVAIKFMAYSHNHIDHTLGGEFLVDEQTTVVAHRYADEDMRWTKAPVRFADVTFTDSFTAELGQSSVQLSYFGPNNGRGNVSMHFMPANVMFVVDWVVLGRMPYKDLQGYDIHGMIRSTEQLLASHDFDILVGGHAQMGDKGDVRRYLAYLKTLYNSVRDALLAGHTLTKMQQQLHFPEFSHLPMYQQWRAQNIAGVYRTLIEESYFNFRPDVSVKENEH